From Pontibacter actiniarum, a single genomic window includes:
- the uxuA gene encoding mannonate dehydratase, with protein sequence MPLIQSWRWYGPNDPVSLQDVKQAGATGVVSALHHIPHGEVWPVAEIQERKNIIEAAGLQWVVVESVPVHEAIKTRSADCEVYLDNYRQTLRNLAACGISTVCYNFMPVLDWTRTNLALELSNGAKALYFNWADLAMFDMFILKREGAENDYAAEIVAQAKERHEKATEEQLAALSDIILMGVPTEGSVMIPQLLQSIEIYKSIGHEGLRENLAYFLESIMDVCEETGINMTIHPDDPPYAILGLPRVASSKEDLLHIINRVDRPANGICFCTGSLGAGGHNNPVEIIKAVGHRVYFAHLRNVLKDEQGNFYESDHLAGDVDMYGVMKELIAINQQRELPIPFRPDHGHQMLDDLVKTTNPGYSAIGRLRGLAELRGLEMGIEKSLFNNDLHDQKHTFTGAR encoded by the coding sequence ATGCCCCTAATACAAAGCTGGAGATGGTACGGCCCCAATGACCCGGTTTCCTTGCAGGATGTAAAGCAAGCCGGCGCAACGGGTGTCGTGAGTGCCCTGCACCACATACCGCATGGCGAAGTATGGCCCGTAGCGGAAATACAGGAACGGAAAAATATAATCGAAGCCGCCGGCCTGCAGTGGGTGGTGGTGGAGAGCGTACCGGTGCACGAGGCTATCAAAACCCGTAGCGCTGACTGTGAAGTATACCTGGATAACTACCGCCAGACGCTCCGAAACCTGGCAGCTTGTGGCATCTCCACTGTCTGCTACAACTTTATGCCCGTGCTGGACTGGACCCGTACGAACTTGGCCCTGGAGCTATCGAACGGAGCAAAGGCGCTATACTTTAACTGGGCTGACCTGGCCATGTTTGATATGTTCATCCTGAAGCGTGAAGGTGCTGAAAACGACTATGCAGCTGAAATAGTAGCCCAGGCAAAAGAACGGCATGAAAAGGCTACCGAAGAGCAGCTTGCTGCCCTGAGTGATATCATCCTGATGGGCGTGCCTACAGAGGGTAGCGTAATGATACCGCAACTGCTGCAAAGTATAGAAATCTACAAGAGCATTGGGCACGAAGGGCTGCGGGAGAATCTGGCTTACTTCCTGGAGTCCATCATGGATGTATGCGAGGAAACAGGCATCAACATGACCATTCATCCGGACGACCCGCCTTATGCTATACTTGGCTTGCCGCGCGTTGCCAGCTCCAAAGAAGACCTGCTGCACATTATTAACAGAGTGGATCGCCCGGCCAATGGTATCTGTTTCTGCACGGGCTCCCTCGGCGCAGGCGGCCACAACAACCCCGTTGAAATTATAAAGGCAGTAGGGCACCGGGTATACTTCGCCCACCTGCGCAATGTGCTGAAAGATGAACAGGGCAATTTCTACGAGTCAGACCACCTGGCTGGCGACGTGGATATGTACGGCGTGATGAAAGAGCTGATCGCCATTAACCAGCAGCGTGAGCTGCCTATCCCTTTCCGCCCCGACCACGGCCACCAGATGCTGGACGACCTGGTGAAAACGACCAACCCTGGCTATTCTGCCATTGGCAGGCTGCGGGGCCTTGCGGAGTTGCGGGGCCTGGAGATGGGAATAGAGAAATCGCTTTTTAATAATGACTTACATGATCAAAAACACACCTTTACAGGAGCCCGCTAG